acactttccagctcctcctgggggaccccaaggtgttcccagccCAGAGGAGATGTATAATTCCTCCGGTATGTCCAGGGactaccccggggcctcctaccagtgggacatgcctggaacacctcatcctgatcagatgcccgaaccacctcaactgaccccttccggcatgaaggagcagcggctctactccgagctccatgacctcattcttttggtcactacccagagttcatgaccataggtgagggttggaccagtaaattgaaagctttgccctccgactaagctccctcttcaccatgacaatCCAgcgcagtgcctgcatcactgcagctgccgcaccaaaccgccgatccatctcacgctccatacTACggtcacttgtgaacaagaccccaagatacttgaactcccttgtttggggcagtaactcagtCCCAATCCGGAGGgagcaatccaccattttctggcagagaaccatggcctcagactttgAGGTgttgactctcatcctgaccgcatcacactcggctgcaaaacaccccagtgcatgctggaggttatggtgtgatgaagccaacagaaccacatcatctgcaaatttgcagatgatgtggttcgcATTCGTGTAATTCGTACAATATCTAATGAATTAGTGCCCCATGAACGGCATCGCTAGTTTTGTACTTAatataaagttatgtaggttaggtttagtaaagtaaagttaaagaggttcaggaaaagaaacatggtttggcATCGTAAAGTTTggtaggttaggttttggcaagtTTTAACGACAATAATATACTCACCAAATTAAGTACCAAGAAACTGCTTTTATGTAAATTATGAAGACATACTTGTATTAATACTGACAAGATAATACTTTAGCTGACTGAGTAAATTAGAGGTTCAGATCTTCCATGTTTTGTCACTGTACATGTATTGCTggtaaaataattatttttgggTGAAGGGGATTTAATCACTACTGTCTGTACCAGCTATTACTGATGTGTCTGAATATGTAATGTTTAAGAAAAGTTACTGCAAAATGGATTAAAAAACCTCAAGTATGGATACGCCGAACTCCACACAGCTACAGGGACAATTATATAGTTTTGCTTTGCAGCTTTAACGACTTGGAAAAtactatttttgccattttattATGACTTTGTACATGAAGTGACGGAGTGACAGGAAGTGCTTCTGTTATGATTTATTTTCCATACGCGCGAGTCTGCAGACAGCTTCTAATTAGCTGCTGGATTCCACAGCTTTTCCGTCACAAGCAGACTACAAAGCGAACTGCGGACAGAGCTTTGACTTTAATATCCACAACAACACATTCTTattttgtgacacattttacaacaaTATCAGAACAAAGGCCTTCTCCACAGCCAGACTCATTTATTAAATGCATCTTAAAAGCATATGGTACCATGAGAACTTTAGTTTCTTAGGGTGGAACtgagaaaaatataaacatgtagATATTAAAACACTTGAATCCAATAGCTCGTCTCTGTGAAGTTTCTAGATAGAGTGACTGCACCACCTTGTGTTCAAAGAGCAGACTTGTAGTTTGTAAATGAAAGTTAAAGGCTCACATAACATGCAAGGAAtgtattttgattattttctgcCCAGTACATATTTCAGGCATGTAAGTTTTGGTTTCATTCTGTAACTTTTTCACGAGTAAATCAACAGTGGTTGGGGACGTATTTATTTACTAATGCCACATCACACTTTGCCAGAACAAAAATGACACCTCACACAGCTTGtttaataaaattattaaaataaatcgTCACACTTAAGAAGCTAGAAACATGCAATTTTTGCATAGAAATATGAGGATTTATAAAATAGTTGCTAATTAATTTTCCATCAAatgactaatcaattaatcaactagCAATTTCAGCTTTAATTGCGCAGTTTAATCCAGGACAAGACATCACACGTTGTAAACTCTTCATGTGTTAatatgtaaaatcttaatttgtaaagtaactaaagctgtcaggtAAATTTAATGGACTAAAACATACAATATTTTCATCTGAACTGTGGTGCAGCAGAAGTATAAAGTGGCGTGAAAACATAATCCTCCAGTAAAGTACAAATACCCCAGATTTatatgtacttagttacatttatCTGATGCAATTCTTGAATTTCCTTTTCTCGAGATAAATGCCATAAACATGAGTTATATGAGTCACCAGGCTTTCTTTCAGTAAAACAAGTGAGAACAAAATGTGGGAATAAAGTGGATTTCTAAAGCTATGTTTGAAAGCTGTCTCCACTGCCTCGCCTTCAACCAAAGATCTTTGCACAAAGTAAAGGTCCGTTGTGTTTACATCTCTGCTGGATTAAGACCAGAGTCGGCAGGCTTGTTCCAGTAAACTCTGACTCTTCAGCAGAGTGGGAGCTGAGTCACAGACCAGATGGAGGCTGTGAGAGGACAGAGCTGTAATGAGTGGAAACCTGGCTGAAACATAAACGTCCCTAACAAACACCGAGCCAAGTCCCACACCAAGAGGAACATTAATATCTTTTTCATATTGGAGATGTAGTTGTTAGTGTTTGAAGTGTATTATGTGTTATAACCTATCACAATATACCTCAACTGTATTTTGCGGTGTTATGCTAAATCATAGTTCCAGTTTGGCACTTTAATATACTTATGAGAGTTTTTTTCTAATATTAGATGatattaggttttttttttctgttaaagtGTTTTGCACACACTCTGCCATTTTACAGGGTGAAACTCTCATAGTTTTGCTTTCatatcacacacactgtgcaggaaccaacactttattttcagctttGGTGGCTAGTTGAGATTCCTGCACTCCTGCTTAGTTGACATATGGTTTCCAATGAGTCAATACATTTATTACTGTGTCTTTTAGTTCTTTAGTTCACCAAGTAGATCCTCAAATAGAGcgtttgacctctgaccttctgCAAATGGCTGCAGGGCATCTGGACAACCCATTTATTGactatttattaacatttacagCTACAGACAGGATGGATTACTGAAAAAACTCTTCATTAATGATTAATTGACatttatatttgattaaaaatgccaaacacaCTTTTGCTGAAGCTTATAAGAGAAAAAGGAACTGATGACCCTTTATTCATGACTTGATTAACATGTATAACTGTAGAATTGATAGCTGATAACATTAATGACTCATTGACCCAAAAGCTGCTCTTATCAATGGCTTACATATGATCTCTAAAgcatgaatgaataatttactCTCCATGGCAGACGCCATTAGTTACAATTATAAATCCTTCATACAGAAAGTGGTATCATCCAGGATTACACACACTGTAACTCAAAAGACTCACTGCAgaaaaatgttagcattttgaTGGGGTTTTGTACAGAAATACCTTCAATGAATTTATGAGGTCTGTTACAATCAtctttttattatattaatgACTGTTGAATAAATGCAGCCTCACAAGCTGTAAATCAATAACATGTGCTGGATCAATTCCGTGTCAGTCTTGTTGGTTGTTTCTTAGTAGATAGTcagcctgaaaaacaaaacagaaacagctgCTGTAAAAATTCACTCATATTTAtcatttaaagatatactatgcaggattatcttaaaacacacatataaGTATGTCTGCTGTGTCAATACCAAAAACTCGACGGGGTCGTCTGGTTTGATCTTGCAGCACTCCAACATGGCCTCAGTGAGCGAGGGCATCACATACTTCATCAGGTAGTTCCTCAGAGGAAGACAGTGAGCTTCCAGCAGCTCGTGCTCCTGCCGCTTCACCTCCGACAAATTCTTCTgctaataaacaaataataaaataattaaactgtTAGTATTTACAGTTACTTCACATTAACCCAATGTGGCATGGTTATTTATGACTACCATCTGTGAATGTCTAACACAGCACTTACCCACTCCTCGTACTGAGCAGCCATCTCAGCCAGTGCAGCTTCCTTCCTGCGTTTCCTCTCCACAGCCTCTGCAGCCActctctgcttcctctcttcttctctctttctgtcctcctcctcctgctcctctggaCTCAGACCGTAGTTCCTGGGAGCCCCCACAGTCTCTGTGATCTTCTTCATGACATGTGTGTACTCTGAGTCACCTGTAGAGACCTCTGGAGAGGAACAAGTCATACAGAAGAAACAGAACCATTGTAAAGTGGACTAGAAATTTATACAAGGCTGTCTACAGAACATTATGTTGGTTACCATGTGTTTATCCTCTTTATTAACAGGtatgctatgcaggattttcctaaaaaaaaaagtaaagattCAACCCAAAGTAATTCCTctaaatcatcacttatgacccactagaggtgtgtggcggtgtatttataTGCACTCTGCCCTCCGCCTGtgttgtcttattttcttcttattttgtggTGTTCTGGAAGTTCCTGGGCATTACGGGAAGGTCGCACTCCATCTTTGGTCTCCCAGTTGTGGCGGAGGGAGTACAGCTGTCCAGATAAGGGTGCCTGGCTGGCTCTGTTGCCACAGCTTCCAAGGTTAAGAGGAGGGAGACTGCCTTATGTTCGAGGCTCAACAGACCAGAGTCTCTTTTTAGATATGTGCATTTTGTAAGAGACAGTCGTGGTGATTTAGAGCGAGCCAGGCCAGCACGCTTGTTGTTTAAAGTCAGTAACCAATTGAAGATCCACAAAACCATAGACCGTTACAGAATAACCTTATTTAGGAAGGTGGAGTGACTCGCAAAGGAATACTTTTTGGGTTAAATGCAAGGACACCCTCAGAATCTCTGGACGGCACACACTTGTTAAACTGCaactgacaattcctgcatagtatacctttaaaggaACAGATCGACAGTTTGTGAAAGTTGCTTAATCGTTTTCTTTCCAAGTGTTAGATGAGAAGCCATTCTCACATCAGTGTGGTAAAAAtggagctggagccagcagctggttagcttagcttagcttagcataaagactggaaacaactAGCCTCGCTTTGTCTTAAGATATCAAAATCCATCTACTAGcccctctaaagctcactgattaacatGTTGCAGCTTGtttctttaatttctttaaaaCTGGAGTGTCAAAAGGACACTTCCCTGTTTTACTGGGATgagcagttgccaggcaaccaccaaGAATGATGTGTTTATTAGTGAGCTTTTTACTGCATGAATGTAAGACAGGTATCTATCTCCTGATCTAACCTATCCTCAAGACAGCAAATAAGTTTGTTTCcaaatatgttaaatgttttctttaaacagAACTGTTTTTAAACTAAGAAGTAGCATGCTCTTTGGAATATGAAGCACTGGGGTTTACAGGAAGTGTAATCTTCATTTCTTTAAACTCTCGAGCTAGAAGAAGACAACAAATAGTCTACGACATGGTGGAATCTATCATAGTCACATCATATAAAATGTAACTCAGACAAATCGGCACAAAACTCACTTCTTACAGTTTCATTTTTCTACATGTGAGATCATTTTAAATATTCTGTTTATGGTCTAGTatgagctgtgtgtctgtgaggacAGTACCAATGTGCTCTGGGTGAATCTCAAGCTCATCAAAGAAGTCCAGCAGCGTTTCCTCAGCAGCACCGAGCTCTCTGTATCTCATCAGGCGAGGGACAAACTCCTCCTGGGTGTAGCGCATCTTCTCTGCCACACCCTGCGGAAGCTCCTGTACTCGCTTTGTCAGAAAATCATCTGTGGCATCGAGGGCAAAAACATGCTCTGCAAAACACAAAGCAAGTACAATAAGAATGTTTCAGGTGGATGTGGGTTATTTTACATTTGATTGCCAGTATCATTTCCACTGCCTGCTCTGCTGTAAGAACTGAATGGCCTGTGTTCTCCCTTTGTGGTAAATTAAAGTACATCAACAACCTGGAGTGATATCCTTTTTGTACACAGGTGTTTTTGGCATCGAATCCTGGTTCTCTGTGTCCTCATCtgaataataaaaacatcacatccaCGTCAGTGTAACAGAtattaataaacaataattagtgaatgaatgaatggtatAATCCTTACCAGAGAAAATCAGCTTTGCCTGCTCGTAGGTTTTAGGGAAGCCATCGAGAACAAATCCCTGGTTCCTACATGGCTTTGAATTCAGCTTTTcttgcaaaatgtcaagaaCTAGATGGTCAGCCAGTCGACCTGATGGACAAGAACAGTCATTTCAACCTAAAATGAGTCACTAACAGCCTCTCTATGCAACAACAACCCATCAGTAATCCAACTGCAGAGAAACCAACCACTACTACTAACTCCGTTTTATTCTCCTTTCGAGAGAAGTGACATCTGCTCCAGGCGCACAACTGTAAGTGTTTACATTccgtacactgctacatgtagctacatgctaacatcatgaaaatgtgtaaacttagttgctgatgttgtcaatttctccctgatttcagatcatattcctgctagaACTAGAAGAAATTGTGTGGTGCCCAGTAGTTAGAGTGGGTGTCATGTACAAAGGAAAAGTCTTTACAGCAGCGGCCGCAGGTTCAATTCCAACCTGCagacctttgctgcatgtcaacttCTCCCTCTCCCGCCTGTCCTGTCAAGTAAaggcaaaaagcaaaaaaaaagaaagaaagagaacaaGGCCAGTCTtgtttagaagctttaattggtgatttgtcacagtagaaagtgctgcttttctctgttactGTCATTTCCCAGCTGCAGTGATGGTGTGGAGGCGCTAAGATGCAGAAGCATTTAGAGcagactatttttttttcagagggGGGCCTAAAAAAACAGGCACTAAAACGTAGCGTCttagacagagggtgaatacaggtgttccagtaaagacagtatgaggaagattaagacttttttttttttttttgcattaaagcACGTAAACATGTCCTAGTTGAAACCCAAAATACCAGTATGAACCTGAAATTGAGCATAATCCGACTGTATTAAGGGCCACAGTTAAAACACCATTTGCTTCAGACCTGTTTCTGGACACGTTATGATGTAATAACATGTCTCTTTCTCACTTTTAATATCTAATTACATTGTGTCCAACAGTTTAAGTGTTCAAGTTTGTAGTCAAACATCCAAACCACACCATTGAATATCAGCATGTGATTCTTTTTTTAGGGCTGTGGTTCTGTAACTAACCTGCATTAGCTTCCATGCTTTTGTTAAAGCTTTCCAGTTGTTTCTTTGCAGCAGCCATGACGTCTTCACTGACACTTTCAGGGTCAGCTTCATTCACTATCTCCTTCTGTAGCAGGAAGATGAACATGAACAATCTCAAGATGCAGAGAAGACCTTCCACAAGAGGGCGGTACGGTACGTTTCCTTTAGGTACACGACAGCAGTGAGAAAAAGATGATATAGTTCTACAGTCCTTTTAACCCACTCACCAGGTGTGCCATCTTTTCCTCAGTGATCTCTTTGATCTTGATGTGGTTTATTTGGTAATGACTGCAGAGCCTCTCTGCAACGGTGCTTTTACCCACAGCTGGAGGTCCAACCAGGCAGATTCTAATTGGCTGAGGACATCAGTGGAAAATAAAGGAAATCATGGCATCAAAATAGCTTTTACGATCCAAATACCCCATTAAGGTGTCTGTATCGTTGTGGATGACTTTACTGTAATATTGAATCCAGACTCACAAGTAGCTGCCTGGTGTCTTTGTATTCCTCCACAATGCTCGCCATGTTTTCAACCATCCCAGCTTCAGACGTCCAGCGGAGACTGAAGGAGTCTTTTATGATAAAAGCATCCAGGAGGAGGTTGATATTTAGGTAATCCAACTCCTCTGGctgaaaatgagagagaaaacaTCAAGGGTTATCAGCACAGTATGTTGTAGATTAAATATTTACTGGTAGAATATGCACCCCTGTGATCCTGTATCTAGAGCTGCAAAAGCTAGAAACAAGTCAGATATGaattcctgtgtgtgttgttttatttgcccaggtgtaaaatgtatatttgtgACCGTGACCAGGTCTCACTAAAAACTAAATGGAAGAACTGTGAGTCTTGAGCCTGAGCTGTCATCCTAGATACAAAAAAATCTAGCCCTGATTCAATTGCGTTGataatactgtacttttttcaGTGTCTCTGGGTTGAATTCTCACTCATGGAGACAGTTATTATTACTCAATATTAACTGGATATATGTTAATAAATCAGAAATGGGAAAAGACTggattataatttattt
The sequence above is drawn from the Epinephelus moara isolate mb chromosome 12, YSFRI_EMoa_1.0, whole genome shotgun sequence genome and encodes:
- the LOC126398345 gene encoding adenylate kinase 7-like isoform X1, with product MEDKKQSTRPKRIFINDVDRYSSKHIAKFLSTSCVAGNGSEEAEEEQTSSKGEPAFQIVGTVSPSTKEEEESSLFEQYMSPTRDELLERLRECDVVVYNISESPSQQQVEDATWAITALHAEMENFKSRKMFILVSSVMTWAMTKPQNPEETDVLLTEEEFRRRRPHPKFRSHNNLEKLVLKLGRGKKSKLSGYVVASGLQYGQGENLFHYFFKVSWLMQFPKVPLFGQGKNHIPMIHVYDLGGVIQNIIELKPKSKYILAVDDSKNTLEDIVKMISNTLGPGQINKVPEQEAIAMKAFKPEELDYLNINLLLDAFIIKDSFSLRWTSEAGMVENMASIVEEYKDTRQLLPIRICLVGPPAVGKSTVAERLCSHYQINHIKIKEITEEKMAHLKEIVNEADPESVSEDVMAAAKKQLESFNKSMEANAGRLADHLVLDILQEKLNSKPCRNQGFVLDGFPKTYEQAKLIFSDEDTENQDSMPKTPVYKKDITPEHVFALDATDDFLTKRVQELPQGVAEKMRYTQEEFVPRLMRYRELGAAEETLLDFFDELEIHPEHIEVSTGDSEYTHVMKKITETVGAPRNYGLSPEEQEEEDRKREEERKQRVAAEAVERKRRKEAALAEMAAQYEEWQKNLSEVKRQEHELLEAHCLPLRNYLMKYVMPSLTEAMLECCKIKPDDPVEFLADYLLRNNQQD
- the LOC126398345 gene encoding adenylate kinase 7-like isoform X2; this encodes MSPTRDELLERLRECDVVVYNISESPSQQQVEDATWAITALHAEMENFKSRKMFILVSSVMTWAMTKPQNPEETDVLLTEEEFRRRRPHPKFRSHNNLEKLVLKLGRGKKSKLSGYVVASGLQYGQGENLFHYFFKVSWLMQFPKVPLFGQGKNHIPMIHVYDLGGVIQNIIELKPKSKYILAVDDSKNTLEDIVKMISNTLGPGQINKVPEQEAIAMKAFKPEELDYLNINLLLDAFIIKDSFSLRWTSEAGMVENMASIVEEYKDTRQLLPIRICLVGPPAVGKSTVAERLCSHYQINHIKIKEITEEKMAHLKEIVNEADPESVSEDVMAAAKKQLESFNKSMEANAGRLADHLVLDILQEKLNSKPCRNQGFVLDGFPKTYEQAKLIFSDEDTENQDSMPKTPVYKKDITPEHVFALDATDDFLTKRVQELPQGVAEKMRYTQEEFVPRLMRYRELGAAEETLLDFFDELEIHPEHIEVSTGDSEYTHVMKKITETVGAPRNYGLSPEEQEEEDRKREEERKQRVAAEAVERKRRKEAALAEMAAQYEEWQKNLSEVKRQEHELLEAHCLPLRNYLMKYVMPSLTEAMLECCKIKPDDPVEFLADYLLRNNQQD